One genomic window of Pungitius pungitius chromosome 11, fPunPun2.1, whole genome shotgun sequence includes the following:
- the nes gene encoding nestin, translating into MEPWRGHPSVPHLGGDRHPMLNLNRRLETYLGRVQLLEEENALLAGEIRGLRRGDRGASARRGALEEGLRRARLEADAAWRERVHAELEAGRAAEELHALELQRQEEARARAEARRELEESRKQLEEEQRAHVWLREKVGELEQEIRHLVGTHREEVAHLEAAFTRSRAARGPALPQRGPQALDLLQLGQEYSLRASRAWQEAAEAHRGQFSRLEESLSEARGRLTRVCRERSESQLKLWALEKETTSARHLRTLLETTAAQRAEGHSQEIQHLQERSARLQAEKQELDQQMHLLLLQSRGLQQHQASLGLEVVTYRALLKSGGLGGDVPLLLGGDVPLLLGGDVPLLHRRRHICITDVVPGPWGVKTNHKTQLSAGHRTTSLPSVGGRGPTAIWSRTPATRAEPPKTTWSLQTSETTYPKIVQDGAVESFRPQEVHEEVTYAEPLSPPNEQEPETTAGDTEGDEDWDEESGLGTQPPPSDEIRELQTTPNSTLRSVTMTREACGFSDGDAPPQITAWPQEEFIGRAGERVQEETEEVIEPNSDSRTSRPMSDWEPEESLFDKTGNISKEDAAEMRQEVSCAIDRNNGSEIEDKLYPDGEEMDTWDSVMERKVDLKTGKGTTNDEEKGQRAEPEEDISAREQKHEKTGIGSDFAASVDQHNETSSKTDTQGDDEQRGLFPGSEQDDDEEDSQNVSVSWRTELESDSYAQDNTLADTTPLIRYKSDETDAVAQAPREDESDSSEGEQERKFGETATWSEGKSKTFGTMEDLCEELEGEEYDLGSSPVGGHNAGGTASGGQSDAETEELSKSTTPTDICHGDELETDRLVEQELENLATESYSAHFAQHQVRESEDRKHLQSIDGKPEQEEAGMTRFTEPDARVHRQLAPSSTFTDPPHENLCVCDPPVGITLPRAEVQEDDHNASDVTEKHPGFADPIGGSEEINISEGPKSEVKVVHPAEESSASHEH; encoded by the exons ATGGAGCCCTGGAGGGGGCATCCGTCCGTACCCCACCTGGGGGGGGACAGGCACCCCATGCTGAACCTGAACCGCCGCCTGGAGACCTACCTGGGCCGGGTccagctcctggaggaggaaaaCGCGCTGCTGGCCGGAGAGATCCGGGGCCTGAGACGCGGCGATCGGGGGGCCTCGGCCCGGAGGGGGGCCCTGGAGGAAGGTCTGCGGCGGGCGAGGCTGGAGGCGGACGCCGCCTGGAGGGAGAGGGTCCACGCCGAGCTGGAGGCGGGCAGGGCGGCAGAGGAGCTCCACGCCCTGGAGCtgcagaggcaggaggaggcgcGGGCCCGGGCGGAGGCCaggagggagctggaggagagcaggaagcagctggaggaggaacagcGGGCTCACGTCTGGCTGAGGGAGAAGGTCGGCGAGCTGGAGCAAGAGATCAGACACCTGGTTGGAACCCATCGGGAGGAGGTGGCCCACTTGGAGGCCGCGTTCACCAGGTCCAGAGCCGCAAGGGGCCCCGCGTTGCCTCAGAGGGGCCCCCAGGCTCTGGACCTCCTGCAGCTGGGGCAGGAGTACTCCCTAAGGGCCTCCAGGGCCTGGCAGGAGGCAGCTGAGGCCCATCGGGGGCAGTTCAGTCGGCTCGAGGAGTCACTCAGCGAGGCCAGGGGCCGCTTGACCCGAGTGTGTCGGGAGAGGAGCGAGAGCCAGCTGAAGCTCTGGGCCCTGGAGAAGGAGACGACGTCGGCTCGCCACCTCCGGACCCTCCTGGAGACGACCGCTGCCCAGCGGGCAGAAGGACACAGCCAGGAGATCCAGCACCTCCAG GAGCGCTCGGCCCGCCTGCAGGCTGAGAAGCAGGAGCTGGACCAGCAGAtgcatctccttctcctgcagagccgaggcctgcagcagcaccaggcgTCTCTGGGCCTGGAGGTGGTGACGTACAG AGCTCTGCTGAAGAGCGGGGGCCTCGGGGGAGACGTCCCTTTGCTCCTCGGGGGAGACGTCCCTTTACTCCTGGGGGGAGACGTCCCTTTGCTCCATCGGCGGAGACACATTTGCATCACAG ATGTAGTTCCTGGTCCTTGGGGggtaaaaacaaatcacaagaCCCAGCTGTCCGCGGGCCACAGGACCACTTCCCTCCCGTCTGTGGGTGGAAGAGGGCCAACGGCGATCTGGAGCAGAACACCCGCAACCCGCGCGGAACCTCCAAAGACGACCTGGAGTCTCCAGACTTCTGAAACCACGTATCCCAAAATCGTGCAGGACGGAGCCGTGGAAAGTTTCAGACCGCAGGAGGTTCACGAGGAAGTCACCTATGCTGAGCCTCTATCGCCTCCCAACGAGCAGGAGCCCGAAACAACAGCAGGCGACACGGAAGGAGACGAGGACTGGGACGAAGAGTCCGGCCTCggcacgcagcccccccccagtgaTGAAATAAGGGAGCTTCAGACCACACCCAACAGCACACTGCGCTCTGTCACAATGACACGGGAGGCCTGTGGTTTCTCAGATGGAGATGCGCCTCCTCAAATTACTGCGTGGCCACAAGAGGAGTTTATAGGCAGAGCAGGAGAGCGAGTGcaggaggaaacagaggaggTGATCGAACCAAACTCTGATTCCAGGACCAGTCGACCGATGTCTGACTGGGAACCGGAAGAGAGCTTGTTCGACAAAACTGGAAACATCTCGAAGGAGGATGCAGCTGAGATGAGGCAGGAAGTGAGCTGTGCTATAGATAGAAACAATGGCTCAGAGATCGAGGATAAGTTGTACCCTGATGGGGAAGAGATGGATACATGGGACAGTGTAATGGAGAGGAAGGTTGATCTGAAGACTGGGAAGGGCACCacaaatgatgaagaaaaaggacaaCGCGCTGAACCAGAGGAAGATATATCAGCAAGAGAACAAAAGCACGAAAAGACTGGAATTGGGTCTGATTTCGCCGCGAGCGTTGACCAACACAACGAGACGTCTTCAAAGACGGACACACAAGGAGACGACGAACAGCGCGGACTTTTCCCCGGCAGCGAACAAGACGATGATGAGGAGGATTCCCAAAATGTCTCCGTGTCGTGGAGGACCGAGCTGGAGAGCGACAGCTACGCTCAGGATAACACGCTCGCCGACACCACGCCTCTGATTCGATACAAGAGCGACGAGACGGACGCCGTCGCGCAGGCGCCACGCGAGGACGAGAGCGACTCCAGCGAGGGCGAGCAGGAAAGGAAGTTTGGAGAGACGGCGACGTGGAGCGAAGGCAAGTCCAAGACATTTGGAACTATGGAGGATCTGTGCGAAGAGTTGGAAGGGGAGGAGTACGATCTGGGATCCTCTCCTGTTGGGGGTCACAATGCGGGAGGAACCGCCAGCGGGGGACAATCGGATGCAGAAACCGAAGAACTTTCCAAATCCACGACGCCCACGGACATTTGTCACGGTGACGAGTTGGAGACGGACCGGCTTGTGGAACAGGAATTAGAGAACCTCGCCACCGAGAGTTACAGCGCTCACTTCGCTCAGCATCAGGTCCGTGAGAGCGAGGACAGAAAACATCTGCAGTCCATCGACGGAAAGCCCGAGCAGGAAGAGGCTGGAATGACTCGCTTCACAGAGCCGGACGCCAGAGTTCACCGGCAACTCGCACCTTCCTCTACTTTCACCGATCCACCGCACGAGAACCTGTGTGTCTGCGACCCGCCAGTTGGAATCACTCTGCCGCGCGCGGAGGTGCAGGAGGACGATCACAACGCCTCCGACGTTACAGAAAAGCACCCCGGCTTCGCAGACCCCATCGGCGGGTCGGAAGAGATCAACATCTCAGAGGGTCCAAAGTCTGAAGTGAAAGTCGTTCATCCAGCGGAGGAATCAAGTGCATCTCATGAACATTGA